The following coding sequences lie in one Methylotuvimicrobium alcaliphilum 20Z genomic window:
- a CDS encoding DUF3570 domain-containing protein produces the protein MAVIDESKSVKDDGKPARTSLQALTAAALILPGLAPAAAQDNEFTFQYGRYEESRRDLGEVTNLDGEVVLNRSQFKPITVDSLQTTANVRLADRIKFAFKYVQDTWSGATPVSTAPATRQGNVAFGSGATMAGASPFLNTGGSAAGRVFFDSQLRPIRTKLDMNSFQVRSLGVDERNVHTMSVASPEVRKEGSFNLTYEWDEATVSAGGGLSIENDYESRFANLGMTLDFNQKTTTVSGGLSYANSSTSALLNHDAQNYINTSAYDGALPGLQPRYAKLEAVPFGQNVLRGKREDWTVNLGLTQIVTKSALAKFGASYTRSTGYLSNPYKAVTAIFIDSNVSGQCDFGLDCPADVRYVGQSKAFLEQRPELRNQWSFDTGWVQYINPLDAALHFDYRFYFDDWGINAHTFDADWVQPLGLGWSVTPRVRYYSQSEADFYTPFLIAGPSDDPGNARDSSDNSKLPTQTFSSDHRLSGFGALSGGVTVSKQFTKGVRLDASVEYYMHRGDWKIGGGGEPAYADFNFLVANAELNVNFSDLGRSLTDDHSHHHHNMTEHEPLMPAGLMCTGGHMLNEEGDFMVGYVYQYFRETGNMLNRAGKASDTSMVANGYRTVPTFHDMHMHMIDLMYAPTDWFNIMVMPMFMDMGMNQRPLTGINPPVNVGADHLHGGHETGGIGDTLMFGMFKLFKHRGHHVNLGIGFSAPTGDTDMKLNRQHTQDGGFIHYQMQLGSGTWDFLPSLTYLGQYDKLSWGAQASGTVRMQNQNSSGYALGNMFQATAWGSYSIFNWLSGSVRGVYTTEGSISGRFNPIAGNCSVNYSNASEPCDNVNPTGSTLDDPRNYGGRFWDVGFGLNVVVPGGEFSGNHLSVEWLQPVHEDVNGFQLERKGSLFASWSYMF, from the coding sequence GTGGCTGTTATTGACGAATCCAAATCTGTCAAGGACGATGGCAAGCCGGCGCGAACCAGTTTACAAGCATTGACGGCCGCGGCATTGATTTTGCCTGGACTGGCTCCGGCGGCGGCGCAAGACAATGAGTTTACTTTTCAATACGGCCGTTATGAAGAGAGTCGACGCGATTTGGGTGAAGTGACCAATTTAGATGGTGAAGTTGTTCTCAATAGAAGCCAATTCAAACCAATAACTGTCGATAGTCTGCAAACGACCGCGAATGTCAGATTGGCCGACCGTATCAAATTCGCTTTCAAGTATGTGCAAGACACCTGGTCCGGCGCCACGCCGGTGAGTACCGCACCGGCAACTCGTCAAGGCAATGTCGCATTTGGTTCCGGTGCGACGATGGCGGGGGCTTCGCCGTTTTTAAATACGGGTGGCTCGGCTGCGGGTAGAGTCTTTTTTGACTCGCAGTTAAGACCGATTCGCACGAAGCTGGATATGAATTCATTTCAAGTGCGTAGTCTCGGAGTCGATGAAAGAAATGTTCATACGATGTCGGTTGCCTCTCCGGAAGTTCGCAAGGAAGGCAGTTTCAACCTGACTTATGAATGGGATGAGGCTACAGTCAGCGCAGGCGGAGGATTGTCCATCGAAAACGATTATGAGTCGCGCTTTGCCAATTTGGGCATGACGCTCGATTTCAATCAAAAAACGACTACGGTCAGCGGAGGCTTGAGCTATGCGAACAGCTCGACGTCGGCTCTGCTTAACCATGACGCGCAAAATTATATCAATACCAGCGCGTATGATGGCGCGTTGCCTGGGTTACAGCCCCGATACGCAAAGCTCGAAGCCGTTCCATTCGGTCAAAATGTGCTGCGCGGTAAACGCGAGGATTGGACGGTCAATTTAGGCTTGACGCAAATTGTAACCAAAAGCGCGTTGGCTAAATTCGGTGCTAGCTACACCCGCAGTACCGGTTATTTGAGCAACCCTTATAAAGCCGTCACGGCGATTTTTATCGACTCTAATGTTTCGGGACAATGCGATTTCGGCTTGGATTGCCCCGCCGATGTACGATATGTGGGTCAATCGAAGGCCTTTTTGGAGCAGCGGCCGGAATTGCGCAATCAATGGAGTTTCGATACAGGCTGGGTGCAATATATCAATCCGCTCGATGCCGCGTTGCATTTCGATTACCGGTTTTATTTCGACGATTGGGGTATCAATGCGCATACCTTCGATGCCGATTGGGTGCAGCCGTTGGGCTTGGGCTGGTCGGTCACGCCTCGGGTGCGTTACTATTCCCAAAGCGAAGCCGATTTCTATACGCCTTTCTTGATAGCCGGTCCGTCTGATGACCCTGGCAACGCAAGGGATTCCAGCGATAACAGCAAGCTGCCGACACAAACCTTTTCCAGCGATCACAGGCTTTCCGGCTTTGGCGCGCTGAGTGGCGGTGTGACGGTCAGTAAGCAATTTACTAAGGGTGTCAGACTCGATGCTTCCGTGGAATATTACATGCATCGCGGCGATTGGAAAATCGGCGGTGGAGGCGAGCCGGCTTATGCCGATTTTAACTTTCTCGTTGCAAATGCCGAACTCAATGTTAATTTTTCCGATTTGGGACGCAGTTTGACCGATGATCATAGTCATCATCACCATAATATGACCGAGCACGAACCGCTCATGCCGGCCGGCTTGATGTGTACCGGGGGGCACATGCTTAATGAGGAAGGCGACTTCATGGTGGGGTATGTGTATCAGTATTTTCGGGAAACCGGAAATATGCTGAATCGAGCCGGTAAAGCTAGCGATACGTCAATGGTCGCCAACGGTTATCGAACGGTGCCGACCTTTCATGACATGCATATGCATATGATCGATCTGATGTATGCGCCGACCGATTGGTTTAATATCATGGTGATGCCGATGTTTATGGATATGGGTATGAATCAACGGCCATTGACCGGTATCAATCCGCCGGTTAACGTAGGAGCCGACCACTTGCATGGCGGACATGAGACCGGGGGGATTGGCGATACCTTGATGTTCGGCATGTTTAAGCTGTTTAAGCATCGCGGTCACCATGTGAATTTAGGGATTGGATTTAGCGCGCCGACGGGCGATACCGACATGAAGCTCAATCGTCAACATACGCAAGACGGCGGTTTTATTCATTACCAAATGCAACTCGGTAGCGGGACCTGGGATTTTTTACCGAGTCTGACTTATCTCGGCCAGTACGACAAGTTATCGTGGGGCGCGCAAGCAAGCGGAACTGTCCGTATGCAGAATCAAAACTCATCCGGATATGCGCTGGGTAATATGTTTCAAGCTACCGCTTGGGGTAGCTATAGTATTTTCAATTGGCTGTCCGGTTCCGTGCGTGGTGTTTATACGACCGAAGGGTCGATCAGCGGTCGATTCAATCCGATAGCGGGTAATTGCTCGGTAAACTATTCTAATGCTTCCGAGCCTTGCGATAACGTCAATCCGACAGGGTCCACATTGGATGACCCGCGAAACTATGGCGGCCGATTTTGGGATGTCGGTTTCGGTTTGAATGTCGTAGTGCCGGGCGGTGAGTTTTCCGGTAATCATTTAAGCGTCGAATGGCTGCAGCCTGTCCATGAAGATGTCAACGGCTTCCAATTAGAGCGTAAGGGCTCTCTGTTTGCATCGTGGAGTTATATGTTTTAA
- a CDS encoding DUF4266 domain-containing protein: MNVLTKLIPWYFFIWGFALQGCAAVEPWERGTLAKPQMALDRHPLLNDLRGHNYGSREAAGAGSSATGGGCGCY; encoded by the coding sequence ATGAACGTATTGACTAAATTAATACCTTGGTATTTTTTCATATGGGGTTTCGCATTGCAGGGCTGTGCGGCGGTCGAGCCGTGGGAGCGAGGCACTCTGGCCAAGCCGCAAATGGCATTGGATCGCCATCCGTTGCTAAACGATTTGCGTGGACACAATTACGGTAGCCGCGAAGCGGCAGGAGCGGGTAGTTCTGCAACTGGAGGCGGTTGTGGCTGTTATTGA
- a CDS encoding TlpA family protein disulfide reductase: MSRIKLIALVAGFASLIFFNPANADLTGQPAPQCQLATMQGNPAVSWQELEGKVVYLDFWASWCVPCRQSFPFMSKMQRELKAQGLEVIAVNLDENLQDAEDFLARNPAQFSVVVDVNQQCAQQYAVKAMPSSYLIDRNGIVRKVHLGFRSGEALEFRKAVEQVLME, from the coding sequence ATGTCCCGTATAAAATTGATAGCATTGGTAGCCGGTTTTGCTTCGCTGATTTTTTTTAATCCCGCTAATGCCGACTTAACTGGCCAACCGGCTCCGCAATGTCAATTGGCGACAATGCAAGGCAATCCGGCAGTTTCCTGGCAAGAGCTTGAAGGAAAAGTGGTATATCTCGATTTTTGGGCTTCCTGGTGTGTTCCATGCCGGCAATCGTTTCCTTTTATGTCGAAAATGCAGCGCGAACTCAAGGCTCAAGGCCTTGAGGTGATTGCTGTCAATCTCGACGAGAATTTGCAAGATGCCGAGGATTTTTTGGCGCGAAATCCTGCGCAATTTTCAGTCGTCGTCGACGTTAATCAGCAGTGTGCTCAACAGTATGCTGTCAAAGCTATGCCGTCTTCTTATCTAATCGACCGGAACGGTATCGTTAGAAAAGTGCATCTTGGATTTCGCTCCGGTGAGGCTTTAGAGTTTAGAAAGGCGGTCGAACAGGTTTTGATGGAATAA